A window of Strix aluco isolate bStrAlu1 chromosome 11, bStrAlu1.hap1, whole genome shotgun sequence contains these coding sequences:
- the USP19 gene encoding ubiquitin carboxyl-terminal hydrolase 19 isoform X2 has protein sequence MSSSTNAPGQRRVSRGLDDATNKKKQKDRANQESKEVSCPELEQAETAPEKDSEEELLLDWKQNADEIIVKLNLGSGALKVEDVDAAFTDTDCVVKLPDGRQWSCQFYEEIESSCSKVQCKKGNFLQLVLQKKIPLHTWSSLLKRRKDGSKELAKGATCWENGKEKAASAELAPEEPRAEGAELPRSRREPSNPKRAPGRSEALGGKSPASPGTQSGPSAKRAVYLKVAPTEEEPNARVTGSVEPSKGHSGRAGSRRNGRASQVDAPTALADLAPPLEKAVVLAKEAVPVEMPPLAATTEVFPHRVATCVEKRVLQPGSPAEALRGRDCTPVLGESSKTVPAATPPLGRDSEKRDWSKDDVALEAAADEPEPFVSLTFVKNDSYEKGNDLVVVHVYVKEIHKETSKVLFREQDFTLVFQTSDTNFLRLHPGCGPHTVFRWQVKLRNLIEPDQCTYNFTVARIDVCLKKRQSQRWGGLEAPATRVGGAKVAMPTGPTPLDKNPPGSNQHPLSSKEEARASDKEKPRVEDGGLDGVAARTAPEHVAVKQEPHIPSPKPTCMVPPMTHSPVSTESVEDDEDEDEKKKVCLPGFTGLVNLGNTCFMNSVIQSLSNTRELRDYFHDRSFELEINCNNPLGTGGRLAIGFAMLLRALWKGTHHAFQPSKLKAIVASKASQFTGYAQHDAQEFMAFLLDGLHEDLNRIQNKPYTETVDSDGRPDEVVAEEAWQRHKMRNDSFIVDLFQGQYKSKLVCPVCSKVSITFDPFLYLPVPLPQKQKVLTVYYFAKEPHKKPIKFLVSISKENSSAMEVLDSVAHSVRVKPENLRLAEVIKNRFHRMFLPSNSLDTVSPTDLLLCFEVLSPELAKERVVELQVQQRPQVPSGPVAKCAACQKKQLPEDEKLRRCTRCYRVGYCNVACQKTHWPDHKALCRPENIGFPFLISVPESRLTYARLAQLLEGYARYSVSVFQPPFQLGRMSPEQGLQPLLPDKLEPPAKSSCAAATSAPELGDGDRASSLLQEPPLSPAVPELHPELADTGTVRSKVLAARSSLLSLDSGFSEHMESQGDSCCEKEPSYERALKPEAAIPGYQHTPDSLSARATQFYINKIDAANREHKLEDKGDTPLELTDDCSLALVWKNNERLKEFVLVESKELECVEDPGSASEAARAGHFTLEQCLNLFTKPEVLAPEEAWYCPKCKQHREASKQLMLWRLPNVLIIQLKRFSFRSFIWRDKINDMVDFPVRSLDLSKFCIGRKGEQQLPMYDLYAVINHYGGMIGGHYTAYARLPNDKNSQRSDVGWRLFDDSTVTTVDESQVVTRYAYVLFYRRRNSPVERPLPGHPPDHRAERTPSAEAAASQASLIWQELEAEEQELQLEAPQRPARNCWRPRGQKRNPGISQHPDEGCVRYFVLATTAAIVALFLNVFYPLIYQTRWR, from the exons ATGTCCAGCAGCACCAATGCCCCTGGCCAGAGGAGAGTGTCTCGGGGCTTAGATGATGCCACCAacaagaagaagcagaaggatcGAGCCAACCAGGAGAGCAAGGAAG TGTCTTGCCCTGAGCTGGAGCAGGCTGAGACTGCCCCGGAGAAGGACTCGGAGGAGG AGCTGCTGCTGGATTGGAAGCAGAATGCTGACGAGATCATCGTCAAGCTGAACTTAGGCAGTGGAGCTCTGAAGGTGGAGGATGTGGATGCTGCTTTCACCGACACAGACTGTGTGGTCAAACTACCAG ACGGGCGCCAGTGGAGTTGTCAGTTCTATGAGGAGATTGAGAGTTCCTGCAGCAAGGTCCAGTGCAAGAAGGGCAACTTTCTACAGCTGGTGCTTCAGAAGAAGATCCCACTCCATACCTGGTCTTCACTTCTG aagagaaggaaagacgGATCCAAAGAACTAGCCAAAGGGGCCACATGCTGGGAGAACGGGAAGGAGAAGgctgcttctgcagagctggcCCCTGAAGAGCCGAGGGCTGAAGGCGCAGAGCTGCCGAGGTCCCGGCGAGAGCCCTCCAACCCCAAACGGGCTCCGGGAAGAAGCGAGGCCCTGGGAGGGAAAAGCCCAGCCAGCCCAGGGACGCAGAGCGGCCCCAGCGCCAAGCGGGCAGTATACCTCAAAGTGGCTCCCACCGAAGAGGAGCCAAACGCCAGAGTCACTGGGAGCGTGGAGCCCAGCAAAGGGCACAGCGGGAGGGCAGGCAGCCGCCGCAATGGCAGAGCCAGCCAGGTCGATGCGCCCACAGCCCTCGCAGACCTCGCACCGCCACTGGAGAAG GCTGTGGTTTTGGCCAAGGAGGCTGTTCCTGTGGAGATGCCGCCTCTTGCAGCTACCACAGAGGTGTTCCCCCACCGTGTTGCCACTTGTGTGGAGAAGAGAGtcctgcagccaggcagccctGCGGAGGCCTTGCGGGGCCGGGACTGCACGCCTGTCCTGGGAGAGAGCTCTAAGACTGTCCCAGCAGCCACCCCTCCCCTGGGCAGAGACAGTGAGAAGAGGGACTGGTCCAAGGATGACGTAGCTCTGGAAGCAGCAGCTGATG AGCCAGAGCCTTTTGTGAGCCTGACCTTTGTCAAGAATGACTCATATGAGAAAGGCAACGACCTGGTGGTAGTGCACGTCTACGTGAAGGAGATCCACAAGGAGACATCCAAGGTGTTGTTCCGGGAGCAAGACTTCACGCTGGTGTTCCAGACGAG TGACACAAACTTCCTTCGCCTCCATCCTGGCTGTGGCCCCCACACAGTGTTCCGGTGGCAGGTGAAGCTCAG GAACCTTATTGAGCCGGACCAGTGCACATACAACTTCACGGTGGCTCGCATCGATGTCTGCCTGAAAAAACGCCAGAGCCAGCGCTGGGGGGGGCTGGAGGCTCCAGCCACACGAG TGGGTGGTGCAAAGGTTGCCATGCCTACAGGCCCTACCCCTCTGGACAAGAACCCCCCCGGCAGTAACCAGCACCCCCTGTCCAGCAAGGAAGAGGCCCGAGCCAGCGACAAAGAGAAGCCGCGTGTAGAAGATGGGGGTCTGGATGGCGTGGCAGCCCGTACAGCCCCAGAGCATGTGGCAGTGAAACAAGAGCCGCACATCCCATCG CCCAAACCAACTTGCATGGTGCCACCGATGACACACAGCCCCGTGAGCACCGAGAGCGTGGAGGATgacgaggatgaggatgagaaGAAGAAGGTCTGTCTGCCTGGTTTCACGGGGCTGGTGAACCTGGGCAACACCTGCTTCATGAACAGCGTCATCCAGTCCCTGTCCAACACCCGGGAGCTGCGGGATTACTTCCATG ATCGGTCCTTTGAGTTGGAAATCAACTGCAACAACCCGCTGGGGACGGGGGGACGCCTGGCCATCGGCTTTGCCATGCTGCTTCGAGCGCTGTGGAAGGGCACGCACCATGCCTTCCAGCCCTCTAAACTGAAG GCAATCGTGGCCAGCAAGGCCAGCCAGTTCACTGGCTACGCCCAGCACGATGCTCAGGAGTTCATGGCCTTCCTGCTCGATGGCCTGCACGAGGACCTCAACCGCATCCAGAACAAGCCCTACACAGAGACCGTTGACTCAGATGGGAGGCCGGACGAG GTGGTAGCTGAGGAGGCCTGGCAGCGACATAAGATGAGAAATGACTCTTTCATTGTGGACCTTTTCCAGGGCCAGTACAAATCCAAACTGGTGTGCCCAGTGTGTTCCAAG GTGTCCATCACCTTTGACCCCTTCCTGTACCTCCCTGTGCCCCTCCCGCAAAAGCAGAAGGTGCTGACTGTCTACTACTTCGCAAAGGAGCCGCACAAGAAACCCATCAAG TTCCTCGTGAGTATCAGCAAGGAGAACTCCAGTGCCATGGAGGTACTTGACTCGGTGGCCCACAGCGTGCGCGTGAAGCCAGAAAACCTGCGCCTGGCAGAG GTGATCAAGAATCGCTTCCACCGCATGTTCCTGCCATCCAACTCGCTGGACACGGTCTCCCCCACGGACCTGCTGCTCTGCTTTGAGGTGCTGTCTCCAGAGCTGGCTAAGGAGCGGGTCGTGGAGCTGCAGGTCCAGCAG CGTCCGCAGGTGCCCAGCGGCCCCGTCGCCAAGTGTGCAGCCTGCCAGAAGAAGCAGCTGCCGGAGGATGAGAAGCTCAGGCGCTGCACGAGGTGCTATCGAGTCGGTTACTGCAACGT GGCATGTCAGAAAACACACTGGCCGGACCACAAGGCTTTGTGCCGCCCCGAGAACATCGGTTTCCCCTTCCTCATCAGCGTGCCGGAATCCCGCCTCACCTACGCCCgcctggcccagctgctggagggctACGCAAG GTACTCAGTCAGCGTGTTCCAGCCTCCGTTCCAGCTGGGCCGGATGTCAccggagcaggggctgcagcctctgctcccagACAAGCTGGAACCCCCAGCCAagagcagctgtgcagcagcCACATCTGCCCCCGAGCTGGGGGACGGGGATAGGGCTTCCAGCCTCCTGCAGGAGCCCCCGCTCTCGCCAGCTGTGCCCGAGCTGCACCCGGAGCTGGCGGACACCGGCACTGTCCGGAGCAAGGTCTTGGCAGCCAGGAGTTCCCTGCTGAGCTTGGATTCGGGCTTCTCCGAGCACATGGAGTCGCAGGGCGACAGCTGTTGCGAGAAGGAGCCGTCCTATGAGAGAGCCCTCAAGCCAGAAG CTGCCATCCCTGGGTACCAACACACTCCAGACTCGCTGAGCGCCCGCGCCACGCAGTTCTACATCAACAAGATCGACGCTGCCAACCGAGAGCACAAGCTGGAAGATAAAG GTGACACCCCCCTGGAGCTGACAGACGACTGCTCCCTCGCTCTGGTGTGGAAGAACAATGAGCGCCTCAAGGAATTTGTGTTGGTGGAGTCCAAGGAGCTGGAGTGTGTGGAGGATCCAGGCTCGGCCAGTGAAGCAGCCCGGGCTGGCCACTTCACCCTGGAGCAGTGCCTCAATCTCTTCACCAAGCCCGAAGTCCTGGCTCCGGAGGAAGCATG GTACTGCCCCAAGTGCAAGCAGCACCGCGAGGCCTCCAAGCAGCTGATGCTGTGGCGGCTGCCCAACGTCCTCATCATCCAGCTCAAGCGCTTCTCCTTCCGTAGCTTTATTTGGAGAGACAAGATCAACGACATGGTGGACTTCCCCGTCCG AAGCCTGGACCTGAGCAAGTTCTGCATCGGGCGGAAGGGCGAGCAGCAGCTGCCCATGTACGACCTGTACGCTGTGATCAACCACTACGGAGGCATGATTGGGGGGCACTACACAGCGTACGCCCGCCTGCCCAATGACAAGAACAGCCAGCGCAGCGATGTGG GCTGGCGGCTCTTTGACGACAGCACAGTCACCACCGTGGACGAGAGCCAGGTGGTAACCAGATACGCTTACGTCCTCTTCTATCGCCGGAGGAACTCTCCTGTGGAGAGACCCCTGCCAGGGCACCCCCCAGACCACCGAGCCGAGCGCACCCCCTCTGCCGAAGCTGCTGCCAGCCAG
- the USP19 gene encoding ubiquitin carboxyl-terminal hydrolase 19 isoform X7, which produces MSSSTNAPGQRRVSRGLDDATNKKKQKDRANQESKEVSCPELEQAETAPEKDSEEELLLDWKQNADEIIVKLNLGSGALKVEDVDAAFTDTDCVVKLPDGRQWSCQFYEEIESSCSKVQCKKGNFLQLVLQKKIPLHTWSSLLKRRKDGSKELAKGATCWENGKEKAASAELAPEEPRAEGAELPRSRREPSNPKRAPGRSEALGGKSPASPGTQSGPSAKRAVYLKVAPTEEEPNARVTGSVEPSKGHSGRAGSRRNGRASQVDAPTALADLAPPLEKAVVLAKEAVPVEMPPLAATTEVFPHRVATCVEKRVLQPGSPAEALRGRDCTPVLGESSKTVPAATPPLGRDSEKRDWSKDDVALEAAADEPEPFVSLTFVKNDSYEKGNDLVVVHVYVKEIHKETSKVLFREQDFTLVFQTSDTNFLRLHPGCGPHTVFRWQVKLRNLIEPDQCTYNFTVARIDVCLKKRQSQRWGGLEAPATRVGGAKVAMPTGPTPLDKNPPGSNQHPLSSKEEARASDKEKPRVEDGGLDGVAARTAPEHVAVKQEPHIPSPKPTCMVPPMTHSPVSTESVEDDEDEDEKKKVCLPGFTGLVNLGNTCFMNSVIQSLSNTRELRDYFHDRSFELEINCNNPLGTGGRLAIGFAMLLRALWKGTHHAFQPSKLKAIVASKASQFTGYAQHDAQEFMAFLLDGLHEDLNRIQNKPYTETVDSDGRPDEVVAEEAWQRHKMRNDSFIVDLFQGQYKSKLVCPVCSKVSITFDPFLYLPVPLPQKQKVLTVYYFAKEPHKKPIKFLVSISKENSSAMEVLDSVAHSVRVKPENLRLAEVIKNRFHRMFLPSNSLDTVSPTDLLLCFEVLSPELAKERVVELQVQQRPQVPSGPVAKCAACQKKQLPEDEKLRRCTRCYRVGYCNVACQKTHWPDHKALCRPENIGFPFLISVPESRLTYARLAQLLEGYARYSVSVFQPPFQLGRMSPEQGLQPLLPDKLEPPAKSSCAAATSAPELGDGDRASSLLQEPPLSPAVPELHPELADTGTVRSKVLAARSSLLSLDSGFSEHMESQGDSCCEKEPSYERALKPEAAIPGYQHTPDSLSARATQFYINKIDAANREHKLEDKGDTPLELTDDCSLALVWKNNERLKEFVLVESKELECVEDPGSASEAARAGHFTLEQCLNLFTKPEVLAPEEAWYCPKCKQHREASKQLMLWRLPNVLIIQLKRFSFRSFIWRDKINDMVDFPVRSLDLSKFCIGRKGEQQLPMYDLYAVINHYGGMIGGHYTAYARLPNDKNSQRSDVGWRLFDDSTVTTVDESQVVTRYAYVLFYRRRNSPVERPLPGHPPDHRAERTPSAEAAASQGLPPVPFGSGLAPEGAPALAAEGLPDRFASPAERPAPSYSSMEEVD; this is translated from the exons ATGTCCAGCAGCACCAATGCCCCTGGCCAGAGGAGAGTGTCTCGGGGCTTAGATGATGCCACCAacaagaagaagcagaaggatcGAGCCAACCAGGAGAGCAAGGAAG TGTCTTGCCCTGAGCTGGAGCAGGCTGAGACTGCCCCGGAGAAGGACTCGGAGGAGG AGCTGCTGCTGGATTGGAAGCAGAATGCTGACGAGATCATCGTCAAGCTGAACTTAGGCAGTGGAGCTCTGAAGGTGGAGGATGTGGATGCTGCTTTCACCGACACAGACTGTGTGGTCAAACTACCAG ACGGGCGCCAGTGGAGTTGTCAGTTCTATGAGGAGATTGAGAGTTCCTGCAGCAAGGTCCAGTGCAAGAAGGGCAACTTTCTACAGCTGGTGCTTCAGAAGAAGATCCCACTCCATACCTGGTCTTCACTTCTG aagagaaggaaagacgGATCCAAAGAACTAGCCAAAGGGGCCACATGCTGGGAGAACGGGAAGGAGAAGgctgcttctgcagagctggcCCCTGAAGAGCCGAGGGCTGAAGGCGCAGAGCTGCCGAGGTCCCGGCGAGAGCCCTCCAACCCCAAACGGGCTCCGGGAAGAAGCGAGGCCCTGGGAGGGAAAAGCCCAGCCAGCCCAGGGACGCAGAGCGGCCCCAGCGCCAAGCGGGCAGTATACCTCAAAGTGGCTCCCACCGAAGAGGAGCCAAACGCCAGAGTCACTGGGAGCGTGGAGCCCAGCAAAGGGCACAGCGGGAGGGCAGGCAGCCGCCGCAATGGCAGAGCCAGCCAGGTCGATGCGCCCACAGCCCTCGCAGACCTCGCACCGCCACTGGAGAAG GCTGTGGTTTTGGCCAAGGAGGCTGTTCCTGTGGAGATGCCGCCTCTTGCAGCTACCACAGAGGTGTTCCCCCACCGTGTTGCCACTTGTGTGGAGAAGAGAGtcctgcagccaggcagccctGCGGAGGCCTTGCGGGGCCGGGACTGCACGCCTGTCCTGGGAGAGAGCTCTAAGACTGTCCCAGCAGCCACCCCTCCCCTGGGCAGAGACAGTGAGAAGAGGGACTGGTCCAAGGATGACGTAGCTCTGGAAGCAGCAGCTGATG AGCCAGAGCCTTTTGTGAGCCTGACCTTTGTCAAGAATGACTCATATGAGAAAGGCAACGACCTGGTGGTAGTGCACGTCTACGTGAAGGAGATCCACAAGGAGACATCCAAGGTGTTGTTCCGGGAGCAAGACTTCACGCTGGTGTTCCAGACGAG TGACACAAACTTCCTTCGCCTCCATCCTGGCTGTGGCCCCCACACAGTGTTCCGGTGGCAGGTGAAGCTCAG GAACCTTATTGAGCCGGACCAGTGCACATACAACTTCACGGTGGCTCGCATCGATGTCTGCCTGAAAAAACGCCAGAGCCAGCGCTGGGGGGGGCTGGAGGCTCCAGCCACACGAG TGGGTGGTGCAAAGGTTGCCATGCCTACAGGCCCTACCCCTCTGGACAAGAACCCCCCCGGCAGTAACCAGCACCCCCTGTCCAGCAAGGAAGAGGCCCGAGCCAGCGACAAAGAGAAGCCGCGTGTAGAAGATGGGGGTCTGGATGGCGTGGCAGCCCGTACAGCCCCAGAGCATGTGGCAGTGAAACAAGAGCCGCACATCCCATCG CCCAAACCAACTTGCATGGTGCCACCGATGACACACAGCCCCGTGAGCACCGAGAGCGTGGAGGATgacgaggatgaggatgagaaGAAGAAGGTCTGTCTGCCTGGTTTCACGGGGCTGGTGAACCTGGGCAACACCTGCTTCATGAACAGCGTCATCCAGTCCCTGTCCAACACCCGGGAGCTGCGGGATTACTTCCATG ATCGGTCCTTTGAGTTGGAAATCAACTGCAACAACCCGCTGGGGACGGGGGGACGCCTGGCCATCGGCTTTGCCATGCTGCTTCGAGCGCTGTGGAAGGGCACGCACCATGCCTTCCAGCCCTCTAAACTGAAG GCAATCGTGGCCAGCAAGGCCAGCCAGTTCACTGGCTACGCCCAGCACGATGCTCAGGAGTTCATGGCCTTCCTGCTCGATGGCCTGCACGAGGACCTCAACCGCATCCAGAACAAGCCCTACACAGAGACCGTTGACTCAGATGGGAGGCCGGACGAG GTGGTAGCTGAGGAGGCCTGGCAGCGACATAAGATGAGAAATGACTCTTTCATTGTGGACCTTTTCCAGGGCCAGTACAAATCCAAACTGGTGTGCCCAGTGTGTTCCAAG GTGTCCATCACCTTTGACCCCTTCCTGTACCTCCCTGTGCCCCTCCCGCAAAAGCAGAAGGTGCTGACTGTCTACTACTTCGCAAAGGAGCCGCACAAGAAACCCATCAAG TTCCTCGTGAGTATCAGCAAGGAGAACTCCAGTGCCATGGAGGTACTTGACTCGGTGGCCCACAGCGTGCGCGTGAAGCCAGAAAACCTGCGCCTGGCAGAG GTGATCAAGAATCGCTTCCACCGCATGTTCCTGCCATCCAACTCGCTGGACACGGTCTCCCCCACGGACCTGCTGCTCTGCTTTGAGGTGCTGTCTCCAGAGCTGGCTAAGGAGCGGGTCGTGGAGCTGCAGGTCCAGCAG CGTCCGCAGGTGCCCAGCGGCCCCGTCGCCAAGTGTGCAGCCTGCCAGAAGAAGCAGCTGCCGGAGGATGAGAAGCTCAGGCGCTGCACGAGGTGCTATCGAGTCGGTTACTGCAACGT GGCATGTCAGAAAACACACTGGCCGGACCACAAGGCTTTGTGCCGCCCCGAGAACATCGGTTTCCCCTTCCTCATCAGCGTGCCGGAATCCCGCCTCACCTACGCCCgcctggcccagctgctggagggctACGCAAG GTACTCAGTCAGCGTGTTCCAGCCTCCGTTCCAGCTGGGCCGGATGTCAccggagcaggggctgcagcctctgctcccagACAAGCTGGAACCCCCAGCCAagagcagctgtgcagcagcCACATCTGCCCCCGAGCTGGGGGACGGGGATAGGGCTTCCAGCCTCCTGCAGGAGCCCCCGCTCTCGCCAGCTGTGCCCGAGCTGCACCCGGAGCTGGCGGACACCGGCACTGTCCGGAGCAAGGTCTTGGCAGCCAGGAGTTCCCTGCTGAGCTTGGATTCGGGCTTCTCCGAGCACATGGAGTCGCAGGGCGACAGCTGTTGCGAGAAGGAGCCGTCCTATGAGAGAGCCCTCAAGCCAGAAG CTGCCATCCCTGGGTACCAACACACTCCAGACTCGCTGAGCGCCCGCGCCACGCAGTTCTACATCAACAAGATCGACGCTGCCAACCGAGAGCACAAGCTGGAAGATAAAG GTGACACCCCCCTGGAGCTGACAGACGACTGCTCCCTCGCTCTGGTGTGGAAGAACAATGAGCGCCTCAAGGAATTTGTGTTGGTGGAGTCCAAGGAGCTGGAGTGTGTGGAGGATCCAGGCTCGGCCAGTGAAGCAGCCCGGGCTGGCCACTTCACCCTGGAGCAGTGCCTCAATCTCTTCACCAAGCCCGAAGTCCTGGCTCCGGAGGAAGCATG GTACTGCCCCAAGTGCAAGCAGCACCGCGAGGCCTCCAAGCAGCTGATGCTGTGGCGGCTGCCCAACGTCCTCATCATCCAGCTCAAGCGCTTCTCCTTCCGTAGCTTTATTTGGAGAGACAAGATCAACGACATGGTGGACTTCCCCGTCCG AAGCCTGGACCTGAGCAAGTTCTGCATCGGGCGGAAGGGCGAGCAGCAGCTGCCCATGTACGACCTGTACGCTGTGATCAACCACTACGGAGGCATGATTGGGGGGCACTACACAGCGTACGCCCGCCTGCCCAATGACAAGAACAGCCAGCGCAGCGATGTGG GCTGGCGGCTCTTTGACGACAGCACAGTCACCACCGTGGACGAGAGCCAGGTGGTAACCAGATACGCTTACGTCCTCTTCTATCGCCGGAGGAACTCTCCTGTGGAGAGACCCCTGCCAGGGCACCCCCCAGACCACCGAGCCGAGCGCACCCCCTCTGCCGAAGCTGCTGCCAGCCAG